The following coding sequences lie in one Sorghum bicolor cultivar BTx623 chromosome 6, Sorghum_bicolor_NCBIv3, whole genome shotgun sequence genomic window:
- the LOC8075294 gene encoding copper transporter 6 produces the protein MPPGSPASLLLLLLGHRPPQLFSHETRAAARGQNPASLFAQPAAAPPRVAIPLTSRKSSRTRAPPSPGRFNPRASCDRSWLHPSTVRSAPEDPAAMKGMGPTMEMAPTPGKAAAAGAASSSHMSMMHMSFFWGDRAVVLFPGWPGARGAGAYLLCLLFVLALAALTEALAAASRCVARRGAGAGAGGRGVPASSAALLTAAHAARMGTAYLVMLAVMSFNGGVLLAAVAGHALGFLLARSRVHPGGGGAAAASGHGLGGVGAVHPPDGSKA, from the coding sequence GCTTCCCTCCTCCTCCTACTCCTAGGCCACCGGCCACCCCAGTTGTTCAGTCACGAGACGCGCGCGGCTGCCCGCGGCCAAAACCCTGCTTCGCTGTTCGCCCAGCCCGCCGCCGCCCCGCCTCGCGTCGCGATTCCCCTGACCTCTCGCAAGTCGTCACGGACTCGCGCGCCTCCGTCTCCAGGCCGTTTTAATCCGCGGGCCTCTTGCGACCGGAGTTGGTTACATCCATCCACAGTCCGTTCCGCTCCAGAAGATCCAGCAGCAATGAAGGGCATGGGCCCGACGATGGAGATGGCGCCGACGCCGGGCAAGGCGGCGGCAGCAGGAGCAGCGTCTTCCTCGCACATGTCGATGATGCACATGTCCTTCTTCTGGGGCGACCGCGCGGTGGTGCTGTTCCCGGGGTGGCccggcgcgcgcggcgccggGGCGTACCTGCTCTGCCTCCTCTTCGTGCTCGCGCTCGCCGCGCTCACCGAGGCGCTCGCCGCGGCCTCGCGCTGCGTCGCGCGccgcggcgcgggcgcgggcgcgggcgggcGCGGCGTCCCGGCGTCCTCGGCCGCGCTGCTCACGGCGGCGCACGCGGCCAGGATGGGCACGGCGTACCTCGTCATGCTGGCCGTCATGTCCTTCAACGGCGGCGTGCTCCTCGCCGCCGTGGCCGGCCACGCGCTCGGCTTCCTCCTCGCGCGCAGCAGGGTGCACCCTGGGGGcgggggcgccgccgccgccagtggCCACGGGCTCGGTGGCGTGGGCGCTGTCCACCCTCCGGATGGCTCCAAGGCCTAG
- the LOC8073000 gene encoding non-specific lipid-transfer protein, which translates to MRSDAAARHACTRSTPLYKPQRSGHEATHQSRRRSKQHLHHTSSERVLEMRGLLVLALLVAAAACLVAVRGADGAGECGATPPDRMALKLAPCASAAQNPSSAPSSSCCSAVHSIGKQSPKCLCAVMLSKTAKSAGIKAEVAITIPKRCNLVDRPIGYKCGDYTLP; encoded by the exons ATGAGGTCGGACGCTGCTGCTCGCCACGCTTGCACGCGCTCCACGCCACTATATAAGCCGCAGCGCAGCGGCCATGAAGCCACACACCAGTCACGCCGGAGAAGCAAACAGCACCTGCATCACACGAGCAGCGAGCGTGTGTTGGAGATGAGAGGACTCCTGGTGCTCGCCCTGCTGGTCGCGGCCGCCGCGTGCCTCGTGGCGGTGCGCGGCGCGGACGGCGCGGGCGAGTGCGGGGCGACGCCGCCGGACAGGATGGCGCTGAAGCTGGCGCCGTGCGCGTCGGCGGCGCAGAACCCGAGCTCCGCGCCATCCAGCTCCTGCTGCAGCGCGGTGCACAGCATCGGGAAGCAGAGCCCCAAGTGCCTCTGCGCCGTCATGCTGTCCAAGACCGCCAAGAGCGCCGGGATCAAGGCCGAGGTCGCCATCACCATCCCCAAACGCTGCAACCTCGTCGACCGCCCCATCGGCTACAAGTGCGGAG ATTACACTCTGCCATGA
- the LOC8073001 gene encoding non-specific lipid transfer protein GPI-anchored 1: MRSLFVVALMIVAAACIAAPRGADGAGECGATPPDMMALKLAPCASAAEDPSSAPSSSCCGAVHSIGKQSPKCLCAVMLSNTAKSAGIKAEVAITIPKRCNLVDRPVGYKCGDYTLP; this comes from the exons ATGAGGAGTCTCTTTGTGGTCGCTCTGATGATCGTGGCCGCGGCCTGCATCGCCGCGCCGCGGGGTGCCGACGGCGCGGGCGAGTGCGGGGCGACGCCGCCGGACATGATGGCGCTGAAGCTGGCGCCGTGCGCGTCGGCGGCGGAGGACCCCAGCTCCGCGCCGTCTAGCTCCTGCTGCGGCGCGGTGCACAGCATCGGGAAGCAGAGCCCCAAGTGCCTCTGCGCCGTCATGCTGTCCAACACTGCCAAGAGCGCCGGGATCAAGGCTGAGGTCGCCATCACCATCCCCAAACGCTGCAACCTCGTCGACCGCCCCGTCGGCTACAAGTGCGGAG ATTACACTCTGCCATGA